In the genome of Quercus robur chromosome 3, dhQueRobu3.1, whole genome shotgun sequence, one region contains:
- the LOC126720008 gene encoding zinc finger BED domain-containing protein RICESLEEPER 3-like produces MDFEDDIYSSYFMNKENSGGMGSPSGIDFQNCRTFVGFLKLFYNATKKFSGSLYVTANTFFEEVFVIQENISHLGKSQNHLLKNMATKMESKFDKYWGKGDKMNHLLYVAVVLDLRKKLRFLKFCFSEIYGNEVADVMVELVRGSLVKLYDYYSCVDSPNVQVPSGSERTHIEGESIGCSDPNAMVNSRFDRFLEVEQSIGCSDKIDKYLAKNCECRRGDVKFEILGWWKANSNRYQVLSKLARDVLAVPVSTIASESAFSTGGSILDPFRSSFSPLVV; encoded by the coding sequence ATGGACTTTGAGGATGATATTTATTCTTCATACTTTATGAACAAGGAGAATAGTGGTGGTATGGGATCTCCTAGTGGTATTGATTTCCAAAATTGTAGGacatttgtgggttttttgaAGCTTTTTTACAATGCAACGAAAAAGTTTTCTGGTTCTTTGTATGTTACTGCAAACACCTTTTTTGAGGAGGTGTTTgtcattcaagaaaatatttcccATTTAGGTAAATCTCAAAACCACCTCTTGAAAAACATGGCAACTAAAATGGAATCTAAGTTTGACAAGTATTGGGGGAAAGGGGACAAAATGAATCATCTCTTGTATGTGGCTGTGGTTCTTGATCTAAGAAAGAAGTtgaggtttttgaagttttgCTTTTCTGAAATTTATGGGAATGAAGTGGCTGATGTGATGGTTGAATTGGTGAGGGGTTCCTTGGTCAAGTTGTATGATTATTACTCTTGTGTTGATTCACCAAATGTACAAGTACCAAGTGGGAGTGAGAGGACACACATAGAAGGTGAGTCAATTGGTTGTAGCGATCCAAATGCGATGGTTAATTCTAGGTTTGACCGTTTCTTGGAGGTTGAGCAGTCCATAGGGTGTAGCGATAAGATTGACAAATATTTGGCTAAAAATTGTGAATGTAGAAGGGGGGATGTGAAATTTGAGATATTGGGGTGGTGGAAGGCCAATTCAAATAGGTATCAAGTGCTGTCCAAATTGGCTAGGGATGTGCTGGCTGTACCTGTTTCTACTATTGCTTCTGAGTCAGCATTTAGTACCGGAGGAAGCATACTTGATCCATTTCGGAGTTCATTTTCTCCACTCGTGGTTTAA